One stretch of Prunus persica cultivar Lovell chromosome G1, Prunus_persica_NCBIv2, whole genome shotgun sequence DNA includes these proteins:
- the LOC18790134 gene encoding uncharacterized protein LOC18790134, with amino-acid sequence MGSQEPVKHLEDCSVSNALGTWVFSVAGALLAIPVGIKKKSLAPLVFFGTTGTMLDIIMGITQCEREHAERQKQLLEAQHSATDASFAETGAES; translated from the exons ATGGGAAGCCAAGAGCCTGTTAAGCACCTTGAGGATTGCTCAGTTTCCAA CGCGTTGGGCACTTGGGTATTTTCAGTAGCTGGGGCTTTGCTAGCAATTCCAGTAgggataaaaaagaaatctttAGCGCCACTTGTGTTCTTTGGCACAACTGGTACCATGCTTGATATTATTATGGGAATCACTCAGTGTGAAAGAGAACATGCAGAACGCCAAAAGCAGCTCTTAGAAGCCCAACATTCTGCAACTGATGCTTCTTTTGCTGAGACTGGAGCCGAGTCCTAG
- the LOC18793094 gene encoding uncharacterized protein LOC18793094, with protein sequence MKSKEDRKMMRGVGGPLLCIGDLLSDVGETDASPLPPQQQHEPSSSSPISSSTESLDLTKLFQENYEQLNEALAGTDHSWAALTLKLCSALDTANKLVQSTNSNVMSLSEKVGELEGVVKRADSAIAAARVVHGSLNKTEGKLIGNENVK encoded by the exons ATGAAATCGAAGGAGGATCGAAAGATGATGAGAGGTGTAGGAGGACCTCTTCTATGTATAGGCGATCTGCTGAGCGATGTGGGAGAAACAGATGCttcaccactaccaccacaacaacaacatgaACCCTCTTCATCTTCTCCTATTTCCAGCTCCACTGAAAGCTTGGACCTCACCAAGTTATTCCAG GAGAACTATGAGCAGTTGAACGAGGCGCTTGCGGGTACAGACCACTCATGGGCAGCTCTTACTTTGAAG TTATGCAGTGCTCTGGATACTGCGAACAAGTTAGTTCAGTCAACAAACTCAAATGTCATGTCATTGTCGGAGAAGGTTGGAGAGCTTGAGGGAGTTGTCAAGAGGGCAGATTCTGCCATAGCAGCAGCAAGGGTCGTCCATGGCTCACTAAACAAAACAGAGGGAAAACTTATCGGCAATGAAAATGTCAAATGA
- the LOC18790215 gene encoding uncharacterized protein LOC18790215 isoform X1: protein MASVIGWYGPLIDLSKAALHVGDYVQLVVFVHRTTPLQNFIFSKYKLSKGGEVIRTDIQVGDETRPFFSVSLWQKPIASMAVAGDVVLLQNVKITKYGDVVEARTHHYSSLQCLLHPYDSILTKGVNDLIEECRVGIATKEKLRKVVEWVKKSNTTHEFHGCQLQEGQLSRNWKLPEERKQPKDCFSLSQLSRLPDSCKAVFYASVAEIFLPFTLSSPAECELLDKEDMFVSRRLYKTGDGGLATDLICTGCELCGSPLELDSENMFKQNGVALYCSESFNRLHVISLIYKPFMLYVWDESDYAPLLVRNKAAELLFGNIKAERVYSCYRGRKHAGEVDLKEIPTHNSKSIGQTKAAADKGVLVSCSSDVHKKSLETKGKHCFQENMDFYGIWLILLKTLLQQGKNSPFRFEVNVNAGLDKENGRFEMVSVQMRCFRTK from the exons atggcGTCAGTTATCGGATGGTACGGACCGCTCATCGACTTGTCCAAGGCGGCGCTTCACGTCGGCGATTACGTTCAGCTTGTCGTCTTCGTCCACAGAACGACTCCTCTTCAG aattttattttctcaaagtATAAATTGTCAAAAGGCGGAGAGGTAATCCGAACGGATATCCAAGTGGGAGATGAGACGAGACCGTTCTTCTCCGTATCCTTATGGCAGAAGCCAATAGCATCCATGGCTGTAGCTggcgacgtcgttttgttacaAA atgtgaagataacaaaatatgGTGATGTTGTTGAGGCCAGAACACACCACTACTCATCCTTACAATGTCTACTTCACCCTTACGATTCCATCCTTACTAaag GTGTCAATGACTTGATAGAGGAGTGTAGAGTTGGGAtagcaacaaaagaaaagcttaGAAAGGTAGTAGAATGGGTGAAGAAGAGCAACACAACTCATGAGTTCCATGGCTGTCAGCTGCAGGAGGGGCAACTCTCAAGAAACTGGAAGCTCCCGGAAGAGAGGAAACAGCCTAAGGACTGTTTCTCACTTTCGCAATTATCACGCCTACCCGATTCTTGCAAGGCCGTCTTCTATGCATCCGTTGCTGAAATTTTTCTGCCGTTTACCTTGTCATCTCCTGCTGAATGTGAGTTACTTGACAAGGAAGACATGTTTGTCAGTAGGAGATTATATAAAACAGGAGATGGCGGTTTAGCAACAGATCTCATTTGTACAGGCTGCGAGCTTTGTGGTTCCCCTTTGGAGCTGGACAG TGAGAACATGTTTAAGCAGAATGGAGTTGCACTTTATTGTTCGGAAAGCTTTAACCGCCTTCATGTCATAAGCCTCATATACAAGCCCTTCATG TTGTATGTATGGGACGAATCGGATTATGCGCCACTCCTGGTCAGAAACAAGGCCGCAGAGCTCTTGTTTGGGAACATCAAGGCTGAAAGAGTCTATTCATGCTATAGGGGGAGAAAGCATGCTGGAGAAGTTGATTTGAAAGAGATTCCCACACATAATTCAAAAAGCATCGGGCAAACTAAAGCTGCTGCCGACAAAGGagttttggtttcttgttCATCAGATGTACACAAGAAGAGCTTGGAAACAAAGGGAAAACACTGTTTTCAGGAAAATATGGACTTCTATGGGATTTGGTTGATTCTTCTGAAAACACTACTGCAGCAAGGAAAGAACAGCCCTTTCAGATTTGAAGTCAATGTAAATGCTGGTTTGGATAAGGAAAATGGGAGGTTTGAAATGGTTTCTGTGCAGATGCGATGCTTCAGAACCAAATGA
- the LOC18790215 gene encoding uncharacterized protein LOC18790215 isoform X2, with the protein MASVIGWYGPLIDLSKAALHVGDYVQLVVFVHRTTPLQYKLSKGGEVIRTDIQVGDETRPFFSVSLWQKPIASMAVAGDVVLLQNVKITKYGDVVEARTHHYSSLQCLLHPYDSILTKGVNDLIEECRVGIATKEKLRKVVEWVKKSNTTHEFHGCQLQEGQLSRNWKLPEERKQPKDCFSLSQLSRLPDSCKAVFYASVAEIFLPFTLSSPAECELLDKEDMFVSRRLYKTGDGGLATDLICTGCELCGSPLELDSENMFKQNGVALYCSESFNRLHVISLIYKPFMLYVWDESDYAPLLVRNKAAELLFGNIKAERVYSCYRGRKHAGEVDLKEIPTHNSKSIGQTKAAADKGVLVSCSSDVHKKSLETKGKHCFQENMDFYGIWLILLKTLLQQGKNSPFRFEVNVNAGLDKENGRFEMVSVQMRCFRTK; encoded by the exons atggcGTCAGTTATCGGATGGTACGGACCGCTCATCGACTTGTCCAAGGCGGCGCTTCACGTCGGCGATTACGTTCAGCTTGTCGTCTTCGTCCACAGAACGACTCCTCTTCAG tATAAATTGTCAAAAGGCGGAGAGGTAATCCGAACGGATATCCAAGTGGGAGATGAGACGAGACCGTTCTTCTCCGTATCCTTATGGCAGAAGCCAATAGCATCCATGGCTGTAGCTggcgacgtcgttttgttacaAA atgtgaagataacaaaatatgGTGATGTTGTTGAGGCCAGAACACACCACTACTCATCCTTACAATGTCTACTTCACCCTTACGATTCCATCCTTACTAaag GTGTCAATGACTTGATAGAGGAGTGTAGAGTTGGGAtagcaacaaaagaaaagcttaGAAAGGTAGTAGAATGGGTGAAGAAGAGCAACACAACTCATGAGTTCCATGGCTGTCAGCTGCAGGAGGGGCAACTCTCAAGAAACTGGAAGCTCCCGGAAGAGAGGAAACAGCCTAAGGACTGTTTCTCACTTTCGCAATTATCACGCCTACCCGATTCTTGCAAGGCCGTCTTCTATGCATCCGTTGCTGAAATTTTTCTGCCGTTTACCTTGTCATCTCCTGCTGAATGTGAGTTACTTGACAAGGAAGACATGTTTGTCAGTAGGAGATTATATAAAACAGGAGATGGCGGTTTAGCAACAGATCTCATTTGTACAGGCTGCGAGCTTTGTGGTTCCCCTTTGGAGCTGGACAG TGAGAACATGTTTAAGCAGAATGGAGTTGCACTTTATTGTTCGGAAAGCTTTAACCGCCTTCATGTCATAAGCCTCATATACAAGCCCTTCATG TTGTATGTATGGGACGAATCGGATTATGCGCCACTCCTGGTCAGAAACAAGGCCGCAGAGCTCTTGTTTGGGAACATCAAGGCTGAAAGAGTCTATTCATGCTATAGGGGGAGAAAGCATGCTGGAGAAGTTGATTTGAAAGAGATTCCCACACATAATTCAAAAAGCATCGGGCAAACTAAAGCTGCTGCCGACAAAGGagttttggtttcttgttCATCAGATGTACACAAGAAGAGCTTGGAAACAAAGGGAAAACACTGTTTTCAGGAAAATATGGACTTCTATGGGATTTGGTTGATTCTTCTGAAAACACTACTGCAGCAAGGAAAGAACAGCCCTTTCAGATTTGAAGTCAATGTAAATGCTGGTTTGGATAAGGAAAATGGGAGGTTTGAAATGGTTTCTGTGCAGATGCGATGCTTCAGAACCAAATGA
- the LOC18790215 gene encoding uncharacterized protein LOC18790215 isoform X3, translated as MVRTAHRLVQGGASRRRLRSACRLRPQNDSSSGGEVIRTDIQVGDETRPFFSVSLWQKPIASMAVAGDVVLLQNVKITKYGDVVEARTHHYSSLQCLLHPYDSILTKGVNDLIEECRVGIATKEKLRKVVEWVKKSNTTHEFHGCQLQEGQLSRNWKLPEERKQPKDCFSLSQLSRLPDSCKAVFYASVAEIFLPFTLSSPAECELLDKEDMFVSRRLYKTGDGGLATDLICTGCELCGSPLELDSENMFKQNGVALYCSESFNRLHVISLIYKPFMLYVWDESDYAPLLVRNKAAELLFGNIKAERVYSCYRGRKHAGEVDLKEIPTHNSKSIGQTKAAADKGVLVSCSSDVHKKSLETKGKHCFQENMDFYGIWLILLKTLLQQGKNSPFRFEVNVNAGLDKENGRFEMVSVQMRCFRTK; from the exons ATGGTACGGACCGCTCATCGACTTGTCCAAGGCGGCGCTTCACGTCGGCGATTACGTTCAGCTTGTCGTCTTCGTCCACAGAACGACTCCTCTTCAG GCGGAGAGGTAATCCGAACGGATATCCAAGTGGGAGATGAGACGAGACCGTTCTTCTCCGTATCCTTATGGCAGAAGCCAATAGCATCCATGGCTGTAGCTggcgacgtcgttttgttacaAA atgtgaagataacaaaatatgGTGATGTTGTTGAGGCCAGAACACACCACTACTCATCCTTACAATGTCTACTTCACCCTTACGATTCCATCCTTACTAaag GTGTCAATGACTTGATAGAGGAGTGTAGAGTTGGGAtagcaacaaaagaaaagcttaGAAAGGTAGTAGAATGGGTGAAGAAGAGCAACACAACTCATGAGTTCCATGGCTGTCAGCTGCAGGAGGGGCAACTCTCAAGAAACTGGAAGCTCCCGGAAGAGAGGAAACAGCCTAAGGACTGTTTCTCACTTTCGCAATTATCACGCCTACCCGATTCTTGCAAGGCCGTCTTCTATGCATCCGTTGCTGAAATTTTTCTGCCGTTTACCTTGTCATCTCCTGCTGAATGTGAGTTACTTGACAAGGAAGACATGTTTGTCAGTAGGAGATTATATAAAACAGGAGATGGCGGTTTAGCAACAGATCTCATTTGTACAGGCTGCGAGCTTTGTGGTTCCCCTTTGGAGCTGGACAG TGAGAACATGTTTAAGCAGAATGGAGTTGCACTTTATTGTTCGGAAAGCTTTAACCGCCTTCATGTCATAAGCCTCATATACAAGCCCTTCATG TTGTATGTATGGGACGAATCGGATTATGCGCCACTCCTGGTCAGAAACAAGGCCGCAGAGCTCTTGTTTGGGAACATCAAGGCTGAAAGAGTCTATTCATGCTATAGGGGGAGAAAGCATGCTGGAGAAGTTGATTTGAAAGAGATTCCCACACATAATTCAAAAAGCATCGGGCAAACTAAAGCTGCTGCCGACAAAGGagttttggtttcttgttCATCAGATGTACACAAGAAGAGCTTGGAAACAAAGGGAAAACACTGTTTTCAGGAAAATATGGACTTCTATGGGATTTGGTTGATTCTTCTGAAAACACTACTGCAGCAAGGAAAGAACAGCCCTTTCAGATTTGAAGTCAATGTAAATGCTGGTTTGGATAAGGAAAATGGGAGGTTTGAAATGGTTTCTGTGCAGATGCGATGCTTCAGAACCAAATGA